From Selenomonas ruminantium AC2024, a single genomic window includes:
- a CDS encoding aspartate aminotransferase family protein, translated as MESKKFIGPEAIIEKKKKYIMPCLGHFYKEPAQMVKGSMQYLWDSTGKKYLDMYAGVSVMNCGHCNPEILEKMKAQIDELQHVCNIYLTENFVNLAEKLAQVTPGDLQKSFFCSTGSEATEGAFLLASVYTGNSEIIALRHGLHGRTKLGMSVTGLTMWRTDPNPVGGIHFAPNPNCYRCPMNKKFPECDYACANAIEDLIKSSTSGHPGAFIAETIQGNAGCVVPPKGYFKRVKEILDQYNTLLIIDEVQTGFARSGKMFAIENYDVVPDIMCMAKALGNGAPISAFISTAKIADTYTRPGASTLGGNPVSSTTAMAVLDYIEEHKLMENAQARGEQLRSGLRELQQKHPVIGDVRGLGLMDGAEFIHADGSPAPEILDDVLEVLKDRGFIIGKNGVDRNVMAFQPPLVITEENVNDVLNALDIVLTEKNL; from the coding sequence ATGGAAAGCAAAAAATTCATCGGCCCTGAGGCCATTATCGAAAAGAAGAAAAAATACATCATGCCCTGCTTAGGTCATTTCTACAAGGAACCGGCCCAGATGGTCAAAGGTTCCATGCAGTACCTCTGGGACAGCACGGGCAAGAAATATCTGGATATGTACGCCGGCGTGTCCGTTATGAACTGCGGCCACTGCAATCCGGAAATCCTGGAGAAGATGAAGGCTCAGATTGACGAGCTGCAGCATGTCTGCAACATCTACCTCACGGAAAACTTCGTGAACCTGGCAGAAAAGCTGGCCCAGGTCACTCCTGGCGATTTGCAGAAGTCCTTCTTCTGCTCCACGGGTTCCGAAGCTACGGAAGGTGCCTTCCTGCTGGCTTCCGTCTACACAGGCAACAGCGAAATCATCGCCCTGCGCCACGGCCTGCACGGCCGCACAAAGCTGGGCATGAGCGTAACGGGCCTTACCATGTGGCGCACCGACCCCAATCCCGTTGGCGGCATTCACTTTGCCCCCAACCCGAACTGCTATCGCTGCCCCATGAACAAAAAATTCCCGGAATGCGATTACGCCTGCGCCAATGCCATCGAGGATTTGATTAAATCCTCCACCTCCGGCCATCCCGGTGCCTTTATCGCCGAAACCATTCAGGGCAACGCCGGCTGCGTAGTGCCGCCCAAAGGCTACTTCAAGCGCGTCAAAGAAATCCTTGACCAGTACAATACCCTGCTGATTATCGACGAAGTACAGACGGGCTTTGCCCGCAGCGGCAAGATGTTTGCCATCGAAAATTACGATGTCGTCCCCGATATCATGTGCATGGCCAAAGCCTTGGGCAACGGCGCCCCGATTTCCGCCTTTATCTCCACGGCTAAGATTGCTGATACCTACACCCGCCCCGGCGCTTCGACGCTCGGCGGCAATCCGGTATCCTCCACGACAGCCATGGCGGTTCTCGACTATATCGAAGAACACAAGCTTATGGAAAATGCTCAGGCACGCGGTGAGCAACTTAGAAGCGGCCTGCGTGAGCTGCAGCAGAAACATCCCGTTATCGGCGATGTGCGTGGCCTCGGCCTGATGGATGGCGCAGAATTCATCCATGCGGACGGCAGTCCTGCTCCGGAAATCCTTGACGATGTACTCGAAGTCCTCAAAGACCGCGGCTTTATCATCGGCAAGAACGGCGTAGACCGCAACGTCATGGCCTTCCAGCCGCCTTTGGTGATTACGGAAGAAAATGTCAACGACGTACTGAACGCCCTGGACATAGTCTTAACCGAAAAAAATCTCTAA